One region of Oryza sativa Japonica Group chromosome 5, ASM3414082v1 genomic DNA includes:
- the LOC4337596 gene encoding metallothionein-like protein 2C, giving the protein MSCCGGNCGCGSGCQCGGGCGGCKMFPDVEATATTKTFVLAAPSNKASSGGMEMAVESGENGGCGCNTCKCGTSCSGCSCCSCN; this is encoded by the exons atgtcttGCTGCGGCGGCAACTGCGGCTGCGGCAGCGGCTGccagtgcggcggcggctgcggcgg ATGCAAGATGTTCCCTGATGTGGAGGCCAcagccaccaccaagaccttcGTCCTCGCTGCTCCATCCAACAAGGC GAGCTCTGGAGGaatggagatggcggtggagagcgGCGAgaacggcggctgcggctgcaacACCTGCAAGTGTGGCACCAGCTGCAGCGgctgctcctgctgctcctGCAACTGA
- the LOC107276386 gene encoding putative protein phosphatase 2C 46 has product MGNSLASLATPCFADAAAGGGRGRGHHAAGDDAVAFDDDDAAGGCNSIGHILSFDGRDAPAFAIHGVLLPSNPSTMASTGGGGGGGASVLNDGALSIGSSSFDSSNSFSFRTLQPRQYSGPLEYCTTSPSTSGASSSRQLGPRTDKQILNDIYANRQRRRCQGSKGPPLLGRLRKAVASLLRAGPCGFPEQEEPAAMINGVGVVRNGEESISRNVDAAAADDGAERVQWARGKAGEDRVHVVVSEEHGWMFVGIYDGFNGPDATDYLADNLYAAVCRELNGVLSEDEPDPPEAAAAAGRCNGCGGAARHREVLDAMARALRRTEEGYFAEAEARAAECPELAMMGSCVLVVLMKGADVYAMNVGDSRAVLAHQAEPDLSHVVLPRGSHHDGDGDLAGVKEAIKRQFDECEMGELAALQLTMDHSTNVYKEVRRIRSEHLDDPGCITNGRVKGCLKVTRAFGAGYLKEPRWNKALLEVFQVDYVGSSPYISCRPYIRHHRLGAQDKFLILSSDGLYDYFTKEEVVAQVEAFTAGYPDEDPAKYLSHQILLRAANQAGMGFHELLEIQQGDRRQYHDDVSIIIISLEGKIWRSSQ; this is encoded by the exons ATGGGCAACAGCTTGGCGAGCCTGGCGACGCCGTGCttcgcggacgccgccgccggtggtgggcgcgggcgcggtcaccacgccgccggcgacgacgccgttgcgttcgacgacgacgacgccgcggggGGCTGCAACAGCATCGGTCACATTCTGAGCTTCGATGGACGCGATGCGCCGGCGTTCGCCATCCATGGCGTGTTGCTGCCGTCGAACCCGTCGACGATGgcctccaccggcggcggcggcggcggcggcgcctccgtcCTCAACGACGGCGCGCTGTCCATCGGGTCGTCGTCGTTCGacagctccaactccttctCGTTCCGGACGCTCCAGCCGCGGCAGTACTCCGGGCCACTGGAGTACTGCaccacgtcgccgtcgacgtcgggcgcgtcgtcgtcgcggcagCTCGGCCCGCGCACCGACAAGCAGATCCTCAACGACATCTACGCCAACCGGCAACGCCGCCGGTGTCAGGGGTCCAAGGGGCCGCCGCTCCTCGGCCGCCTCCGCAAGGCGGTGGCGTCGCTGCTGCGCGCCGGGCCGTGCGGCTTCCCCGAGCAGGAGGAGCCCGCCGCCATGATCAACGGCGTCGGCGTGGTGAGGAACGGCGAGGAGAGCATCAGCCGGAacgtcgacgcggcggcggcggacgacggtgCGGAGAGGGTGCAGTGGGCGCGCGGCAAGGCCGGGGAGGACAGGGTGCACGTGGTGGTGTCGGAGGAGCACGGGTGGATGTTCGTCGGCATCTACGACGGCTTCAATGGCCCCGACGCCACCGACTACCTCGCCGACAACCTGTACGCGGCCGTGTGCCGCGAGCTCAACGGCGTGCTCTCGGAGGACGAGCCGGATccaccggaggcggcggcggcggcggggcggtgcAACGggtgcggcggagcggcgcggcaCCGCGAGGTGCTCGACGCGATGGCGCGGGCGCTGCGGCGGACGGAGGAGGGGTActtcgcggaggcggaggcgcgcgcggcggagtgCCCGGAGCTGGCGATGATGGGGTCGTGCGTCCTCGTCGTGCTGATGAAGGGCGCCGACGTGTACGCCATGAACGTCGGCGACAGCCGCGCCGTGCTGGCGCACCAGGCCGAGCCGGACCTGTCCCACGTCGTGCTGCCGCGGGGCAGCCaccacgatggcgacggcgacctcgccggcgtgAAGGAGGCGATCAAGCGGCAGTTCGACGAGTGCGAGATGGGGGAGCTGGCGGCGCTGCAGCTCACCATGGATCACAGCACCAATGTGTACAAG GAGGTGAGAAGGATCAGGAGTGAGCACTTGGATGATCCTGGCTGCATCACCAATGGCAGGGTGAAGGGTTGTTTGAAGGTGACAAGAGCGTTTGGAGCTGGCTACCTAAAAGAG CCCCGTTGGAACAAGGCTCTACTAGAGGTGTTCCAGGTGGATTATGTGGGTAGCTCGCCGTACATCAGCTGCCGTCCGTACATCCGACACCACCGGTTAGGGGCGCAGGACAAGTTCTTGATCCTCTCGTCGGATGGTCTGTATGACTACTTCACAAAAGAGGAGGTGGTGGCACAAGTGGAGGCCTTCACCGCCGGCTACCCCGACGAGGACCCTGCCAAGTACCTCAGCCACCAGATTCTCCTCCGGGCCGCCAATCAAGCTG GGATGGGGTTCCATGAGTTGCTAGAGATTCAGCAAGGAGATCGACGACAGTACCATGACGATGTCTCCATCATTATCATCTCCTTGGAGGGAAAAATTTGGAGATCATCACAATGA
- the LOC9271801 gene encoding pectin acetylesterase 5: MASPTSSASAPASHHLRLWWRRRGRGGAVGATFTVALLAAALLLALSLYASSLPRAPTTPSSSSNLVGLTLVRRAKEKGAVCLDGSAPGYHLQRGSGTGSQNWLLHLEGGGWCRNLRSCASRQKSVLGSSQYMECQIEFAGILSNDKFQNPDFYNWNKVKIRYCDGASFSGNVKNELQNGTKFFFRGQRIWEAVMSELLLKGLRHAKQAFLTGCSAGGLATFIHCDNFRTLLPKDSRVKCLADGGFFLDVEDISGQRTMRAFYNDVVRLQDLRGRFPHCGPNMDLGQCFFPSEVVKDIITPVFVLNPAYDAWQVQHVLSPVASDPQHSWLECRLDISKCDSNQLEILQGFRKKLHDTISELKHKKDWGFFIDSCFIHCQSLNSLTWHSPSSLRVNNKTIAEAVGDWFFDRREVKEIDCEYPCNPTCHNLVFAKPFKA, encoded by the exons ATGGCGTCGCCGacgtcctccgcctccgcgccggcgaGCCACCACCTGCGCCtctggtggcgccgccgcggccgcggcggcgccgtcggggCCACCTTCACCGtcgcgctcctcgccgccgcgctgctcctcGCCCTCTCCTTGTACGCCTCCTCCCTGCCCCGCGCGCCTAccacgccctcctcctcctctaacCTCGTCGGCCTCACCCTCGTCCGCCGCGCCAAGGAGAAGGGCGCGG TGTGCTTGGATGGGAGCGCGCCGGGGTACCATCTGCAGAGAGGCTCCGGCACTGGATCTCAAAACTGGCTCCTTCACTTGGAG GGCGGAGGCTGGTGCCGGAATCTGAGGTCATGTGCTTCACGTCAAAAATCGGTGTTGGGTTCATCGCAATACATGGAATGCCAGATTGAGTTTGCTGGGATCTTGAGTAATGACAAATTTCAAAACCCAG ATTTTTACAATTGGAATAAAGTTAAGATAAGGTATTGTGATGGGGCATCATTTTCTGGAAACGTCAAGAACGAATTGCAG AATGGCACAAAATTCTTTTTCCGGGGCCAGCGTATCTGGGAGGCAGTAATGAGCGAACTTCTACTAAAGGGACTCAGGCATGCCAAACAG GCTTTTCTAACAGGATGCTCTGCTGGTGGGCTAGCCACTTTCATTCACTGCGATAATTTCCGTACACTGCTACCAAAGGATTCTAGGGTTAAGTGTCTTGCGGATGGTGGATTTTTCCTCGATGT AGAGGACATTTCTGGGCAAAGGACCATGCGAGCATTCTACAACGATGTTGTCCGTCTTCAG GATCTGCGTGGAAGGTTTCCCCATTGTGGTCCAAACATGGATCTGGGCCAG TGCTTCTTCCCAAGTGAAGTTGTAAAGGACATCATCACCCCAGTATTTGTTCTTAATCCAGCGTATGATGCTTGGCAG GTGCAACATGTGTTGAGTCCAGTAGCATCTGACCCTCAACATTCATGGCTAGAATGCAGACTGGATATTAGCAAGTGTGATTCGAACCAACTTGAAATTCTCCAAG GTTTTAGGAAAAAGTTACATGATACTATAAGTGAACTTAAGCACAAAAAGGACTGGGGCTTTTTTATCGACTCATGCTTTATACACTGTCAGTCGTTGAACTCCTTGACTTGGCATTCTCCATCTTCTCTTAGAGTCAACAACAAG